The Alosa sapidissima isolate fAloSap1 chromosome 12, fAloSap1.pri, whole genome shotgun sequence nucleotide sequence ttatgtaaagaTGGAGAAAAGGCCATGACAAGTACAAATACCAGAGAATATTTAGGCTACTACAGTTAAATTCATCAGGACATACGAAGACACTTAAAACTATAACATAACAAGCTTAGGTATAGACCCACATGCAAACGATTAATTTAAAAACAGTAAAAcagatgtatatatatatttatgtatttgtaaaaaataataatactaagGAGTACcagaagattttttttcttttggagtTCATGACATATCTGATACTCTGACGGGATTAGACAGAAATAACCCTTTTAAAAAACTGTAGTGTTGAAGAGACAAgtgtacacatgcactaataTCTGTACACAGCAAACGCCTCAACTCAAAACAAATGGAGCCCTTTGTAAATGAAATGGACACAaattaacaaacacaaaaagtcATTTTCAATGCAAGGAGCATTATTAACTTTGTTTGGTGTATTAGACGTTTTCCCTCCTTAAATTAAAAAGGCACTAATGCACCCTTCACAACAAacatttcctcttttttttaaggtttctctccatccctccaatgcttttcaaaaacactgttttgaCTGTTCAGATCCAGTCTGCACCAGTACACAAGATATACAAACCACTGAAAAGATGCAATCACACACGAGGACAGGAAAACAACATCagagacaaaaaaataaactgcaCAGGAAGTGAGGGGTAAGAGTGAAGTGGACGGTGCAgagaggagctgtgtgtgtgtgtgtgtgtgtgtgtgtgtgtgtgtgtgtgtgtgtatgtgtggttgggGTCGGGtggagtatgtatgtgtggttggGTGTGTGGAAACAATATCATGTGGGTTCAAAGTCATGATATGCTCGAGGAGCTGGAAGGTGTTTGTATGTGGTTCATACGCCTTGCATCAAGGCCATATTTTACTCCAGTAGCAACCGTAGGGCCTCTTACAGTGAGTTCCACCTAGTGTTACACAGCTTTAGACAGGAGTGACTAACTAAATGGCTCTCTTGTTAAGACTTTCAAACACGCAAAAACACAGACGGACAAAGCAAATGTGGCATACAAGTCTCGCTTCTCTATTACTGCACAAGACCACAAACACCTTTGTTTCGCAGGATACAATCCTGGTCAACTCATTGGTTGGCTAATGCTATGACAAATTACTATGGGTTAGAAGAATAACAAGTTAAGTGTCAACGTACTCGATATAAGTGTATGAAACATgaggggggatgtgtgtgtgtgtgagtgagacacagagacacgcagGTCCTCGCCCCCCAGCTGCAGGGGAGGACTAAGAGATGCAGAGACACCGCCAGCAGCATCAGGTGCAGGAGCACTTCAGAGCAACAGATAAATTAAGCGTGACAGTCAGATGGACCAAACGACTGAATAACGAGAGGCCCTCAACACACAGGCAGCTAATGGTCACAAGGCAAACAGGTCATGTGATTTCATTATTACACAGATTCATTTCATCTTTCTTTTTGGCTGTGTTTCCTCAACGAGGTGGGTCCAAAAATAGACCAATTAATGGACACAAGTGTTATGAACAATATGGGGGagttttcacaaaaaaaaaaaaaaaagtgcttgACCCCTTCACTCCCACTAATGTGTAATCTTAGTGTTCTAGTTTCTCTCAACTGTAGTGTGATAACATTTTAGAGCACAGTCTTTCCCTAGTCACTGAGCCATCAAGtctacactctcacacatggaGGTCCCTTCTACAACCAAGTTCAACGTGATATCCAAGGTGCAAAACTAAACAGCTGGTGCAaagccaaacaaaaatgaaatgctaTTTTCGGACCCATTTTCAAGCAGAAGGGTACCTTCTACAGACAGGACCTAACCTGGGTGCGCTCCCCTTGGCTCAGGCATGCTTAGCACTCCAGTTCTGACAGATAAGAGATCATCCAGATTAGCACGCTAACCGACTTAACTCGCACTAGACATTTTTCAGTTACCTGGTAGTGGACGAGGATCAGTGGCTCAGTCTGGCCAGCAGGGGGGGCTGGAGGTGCATGTGCAGGGCACTGCGGACTGCAGGCAGACTAGTTTCTATGTAGAGAAGACGAGAGTGCCCCCATTTTGGCACCACCGCTGTCCGAGTGCCAGCGCGTCCCAGAGGAGGCTATGCGACAGCTCCCCGAGACACACCACACCAGCCCAGTGCAGCTCAGACGGGCCTTCCCAACCAAGAGCCACATTCCTGCCTCATAAACCCGACAAGTCCTAACCACAATCGAATGTTAAAATAGTTACAGGGAGAACGAGTTTACTCCAGGGTTCCTTAGGGGGAGAGACTTTACAGCCTGCTGTACTGAGGCCTGGCTGGCTGCGGATATTTGTAAGGCTAACTCACAGCATGTTTCCCCTACCAGACTCATTTCAATCTACTCGGACTTGGCTGGTCTCTCATTTTGGGATACCTCGGTGGTATAGAAAGAGACATGGAAAAAATGCTAAGTTAGGTTAAactgtgtataagtgtgtttgtggaggcgtgtctgtatgtatgtatgtgtgtgtgtgatgtcacgtTTAGGTCCATTTTTACTTGCTGTCAGTCATGCCATCAGTCATTGTCCTCGATTTCTCAGATGTgttaaaaagtgtttttttttttttcttcttttgtttacttttttcttttcttgtctttGATGGAATGTGAGAAGCCACCGTCTTCTGGAAGtttcccccccctttctctctctctctctcggagaGTCTCGGTGACAAAGTGCCAGAGTACAGGTTACAGTCTTCGTCTGACGGCCATGGTGGTGAGTGTAAGTGAAGACCTAAGACTGCTTCAAACGGGCTCCTCATTTCCCCTTCtttcctaccccccccccccccatctctctctacctccatccatccctccatctctctcccaccctctcaccCCCTTCCTCCCCATGTCTTCAGAAGGGCCTCAGTGGGTCAGTGGGACCACCACTTCCACGTAGTTGAGGGGGAAGAAGCCAGACTGGCCGCGCAGCATGCCCTCGTACCAGTTCTCGTCGATCTGATTGGTCAGGGTGATGATGTCGCCCTCGTGGAAACCCAGCTCACCCTCGTTCTCCGGCTCAAAGTCGTACAGCGCCTTACAGCACGGCTGCTCCGACACTGCAGGAggaagagcgggagagagaggagagggagagagaggagagggagggagagagagagagaggagagagagaggagggagagagagaagagagagagagagaggagagagagagagagagagagagagagagagagaggagagggagagagaggagggagagagagaagaaagagaggagccgGGACATagaaacggagagagagggagaaaagacagaaagaacagAAACCATTAGATCATCCGTCAAAGTCACATGCAGTTTTGTGTTGAGACTATCAAAGCAGAGGAGAgatctctgtctctatctctgctCTGGCTGTCTATTAACAGAGCTGTCCTCACTCAGACATCtatgtgtgactgaggtcctggtgatgcaacacacacactgtattaagACACCAACACCAGGACAAAACTGTATTATTCTAAACTGTATTAGTCTAAACATTGAGCGTAAGGACTTTGGTGTAACACACTGCAAGCCGTGTTAGTCCAGAGTTTTTTAATCACACCTTTGCCTTGATTAGtcttaaaccacacacacacacacacacacacacagttagtcgGGAGCTTGAGTCTTCACACCAGCAGTAAGTATTAAGTACTCAGTACCTAGAACTGGCTAAGAGTTGTTTTGGCGAGATGCCTGATCATGTTGTTTAAAGACTTTCTCTCCCCGCACTCCTGTCCTTGTGCCTACacttctcactcacactctaacAGCGTGTCACGCGGCCGTGTTAAACCACCCACTAGCGCTCGCTTGCTTCTCTGAAATCACATCAACTCAACACAGCCCGGAGGCCAGGCTGTATTTATGGAGAAGAACAACGTAGTAGTAGCCCTCTCTAACTCAAATAACGCGCTATTCATGATTTGATTACACGATGTTAACATCGACATAAAAGAGGTATACATTATCCGTTCTGATGAACTAAAACAGAAGCTACAAGCAGCAGTCTGAACTTCATTATCATCATCCACACACTGGATGAAGGGACAGGGAGCAAAGGGTCAGCTTACATTAGCTTTCAGGCAGTTTAGTAAAGTGTAAGCATTTCTTCTCGCACTATTTCTTGTAGCCATTGCTGATTTTTCAGAGCAGCGAAAAACGTCAGACCGCAGAGCATAATGTAACGTTCATTCTGTTTGGTGAACTGATCTTCAAATAAAACTCCAGGAGAACAACTTGACCTCTCACTCTCGATTAATCAATTGAATCTTGACCGATAAAATGCCAGAAAATGGTGAAAAAATGTTTATCATTGTTTTCCAAGTTACAATTAATGAATTCTGATGCATTTTCTTAAAAATAACACAAACGGATTCATCGATTATCAAAATAGTTGCCAATTCATTTAATAGTCAACcactaattaattaattagtcAATTTATCGTTGCAGACCTACTCTGCGTCCTACCTGCATGAGCAGAGTACATCATAAGCATGCCTACTGTACTGATAATGACTGGATGACTGAGTATGAGAGGGCCCTCATGATGTTCACAATACTGTCTGCCAAAAGCGGAGTGCTGCAAACTGACCTTCCAACACTGGGCATTCCACGAGATGCCCTCCAGCATGGAGCAGAATTAACCTTTTTCCCCAGTCTGCCTCGTAAATCTTTAACTCACTTTCCTCCAAATAACAATGTCTGAgcatcctggtgtgtgtgtgtgtgtgtgtggcatggtgGGAGACGAGCACGTTTCCACTTACATGGGACGTCCCCCTTGTTTGTTTTAGTACCTACGGACTGGAACGCCCTTAACAGAAAGTGATATGACGGTACTAGCAATTTACCTCTCTCTAGGCAAACCGAGAGATTAAAAATGAAGTAGGTCACATaaatcaaagtgtgtgtgtgtgtctgtatgtgtatgagtgtgtgtgtgtgtgtctgtgtgtgtatgtgtatgagtgtgtgtgtgtgttcggctgtgtgtgtgtttgttttaaaccACTGTGCCACCAAACCACTATGCCAATACTCATTTTCCGACGGCATGATTACTTCCCCAGTGCAATCCCATTACGACGGCTGGATGCAATCAGCTGCAGGCGCTGAGATGAACTGACCAGGCCTTTCTGTTAGAGTTCCCAAATTAAATCAGATGATCATGCTTCCCACCACCCCAGAATAGCTTTAAATCAACACTGATCAATCAAGTTGATTGGATAACCCGATTTCTCCATAAATAAAAATTGGAAGCTCCCCCCCGTCCCCCTGTGttcatatttttaaaagtgcaacgtatgacaaaaaaacaacaaaaaaacacataagcAAGCAGTAGTCTGTTGATTCTGGAAGCATGCTCTTGATTTAACACCCTTCACAAGCTGCAGAGTGTGTTTGGCAGACGTGTTTGCCAGTCCGGTGACACATGTGCGCTcgcttgttcacacacacaaacgaaagCGCTCTGGCTTTGACTCACGCGGCCTGGGTTTCCGTGTTGACAATTGGCCAAACTGGAGGTAAGGGTCTGATGAGATCAGAGCACAGGAGGAAAACACAGAGTGAGATCAGTGGAGAGGGGAGGGCAGCAGCGGGCAGCTGCATCCTTTGACCTACCCATTCTCTTTCGGTCTGACatactcattcattcactcactcgcCACATACACAGgaactctctcgctcactctcactcaatctctcacactcactgacacacacacacacacactcactccttcCCTCTATTCCACACATGAGGATGTGTACTACGCACTcagacaaactcacacacatcgactcactcacactcacgctctctctctctcgctctcaaatacacacacagacacacaaagccaGGCAGTCTCGTCACACCCTGCCACCAGCTCATGGTAAGAGGAACAAAGCACAATGTGCCTCTTTTTTTCCTCGCAGTCCTGCTGGAGGTCAGAAGGACAAATAAAGAGAACAGTGACTCAGACTTGGACTTGgatcccccccacccctcccggACGTCCTTTACTGCCCGTTtcctgaatctgtgtgtgtgtgtgtgtgtctcacctgagttgcgggaaggaggaggagctaCAGACGGCGTAAAGCCGCCGTTTGATTGGTCCGGTTCCGGGAAGTCAAAGACTGGCTTGGGCTTGGGGATGTATTCCCTGCGGGGGCGGGTCTGTGCCTCATTTATCCTGGAGAGGGGAAAAGCGTCAGCTTTCATTTCACTTAGACAACAAACACAGATGATGTGCCAGTTAGGAATAATTGCAGTCAAAGGTAAAGTAGGCTAAGCAATGCTGGACGGCGCTAAGATTCATACAGGACAGAAAAGGACCGTAAATGCTGAGGCACAGCGTGTCTACAGGTATAAACAAGTGACATTTAAGACCTTTTAATACCACTTCTAAGtgaaatttaagactttttaagaccttttaATACCACTTCTAAGtgaaatttaagactttttaagaccttttaATACCACTTCTAAGTGAAATTTAAGACCAAACTTACGATGGAAAAGGATGGAAATATACAGTACTCTTTCCAAGTTCACACACTGATGTCTGTTCAAAatgaacagtaggcctatggtaAAATGACAATCGGTTTTCAATTATTTGACCTCGTTGCAAGAATCATTCGTTTAAATGTCGTTACCTCTTAGCCGCCCAACGGGTTGAAGCAGAGCTTTGCtttaccaacgttatcgattggTTTCAGTTTCTCGTGCACACGTATGCATTAAATGAAGGCTCATACACGCACATAATTGTATgactatgtttgatgacaccaaattatcAAGTATTTCTTCCTGATTGccaaaacgtttgttttcttgttttctgTCGGTctgcggtttcttgatcaattGCTCAGCAAATTAGCAGACAAGTGACAGAAGGACCGGGCATAATTAggctccgcggaccagcagtcctTGTAGTTTGAGAACCGCTGATGTAGGCCTAAGTGGCTATATTGccgttaggcctacagtacttcACATCATTAAAAGCTGAGCAAAAACGGGCTCTGACCTACTGTAACCATAGACAACGCAGCGCACATCGAGAATATTCGACCTGGCAGAACAGATTGCCTGCATTTTCGCGGTGACAtgactaaaaaaatatttaagacCCATCCAATCTGAATTCAAGACAATTTAATACTTTTTAAGGCCTTATTTTTAGGAAAAGtgatttaagactttttaaggaccCACGGCCACCCTGTAATACAAAACACTATGGTGTGTGCATTCTGGGATTACCCACATAAACCAAGCAATAACTGTGCAGATAACAAgataacgacacacacacagacagacagacagacagacagacagcacacaCCTTTCTTTGAGTTTCTCTGATAGTTCGTCCAGGATCTGCACGGCCTGCCGGTGATACTGCAGCTGAGACTCCACCAGGGAGGACAGCTGGCTCACCTGCTCAATCTGCTGAcaaccacacacagatacaaacacgcgtgcacacacacacgcacacacacacacacacacacacacacacacacacacacacacacagttacgaAACATCTCATTACACAAATAGGCAAACACAGTGGGCACACAAAActtccctgtggacacacacatatgcaccttCACATATAGACTATTAAGTAATCTGAGCACTGACTGGCTAATGGTTAACCCCAATTAAGTAATCTCAACCAAGGTCCCAACTTCCTTACTGTGCAACATCACTCTCATACAGGCAgtgcaaaataaaacattgagaaaaacacaaacactttccATGCAAAGGGAGATCAATGGACAACAGAGAGGTTTGATTATTAAAGGTTGTAttagcgatttcaggcccaaacataaatgatcacattcatctaatctttcctaatgatccgctagctgtctggcCCATAAGCAGGCAGTCAAAAAAACgcatctctgtaggcagccttggctccgagatctgtacacaaaaacaattgcttccAACAAgagttggcaacccactcaaaggcaaaataaagtgtttcaaccaataaccgacgagatgcgcgtttaggagagttttaattgcacgggagggagggggagggagtagcgagctagcgctctgttttgtttgaacatcaacagaagtgacgcatccccgctatcgctgatacaccCTTTAAGATTTTTCATACGACGTATAAGCAAGGGAttatgtatagaacgccggtcattattgggaaaataagtcccgacagggcggaCCGGagcccgacgcgcagcggaggggtcttgttccgccctgaagggacttatatTCGCAATCGCTGTTAGagggccaaagaaagttgtacaagaaactgaacaagtcggcttctttttaaatggaacagcttgtttcctttgcgtgctataaaggcatgactactgtctatagtggcaaccgggtgataagcgggatcaCGCCCTTGAGGTGTCCTGTtttacggaattaatggactcgggcggaggcaactccgctgcgcgtcgaggagttctttgcccctcgccctcgtctattaattccgtataacaggacacctcggcggccgttatcccttataTAGCGCTTTGTTTACTGCCACCCGGTAGGCAAGGGACGCGTTGAACCCAGTGAACATTGTTGTCTGCATTTGCCTCtcggtaggctacatctctgtatttcatcaATATCAACAtgtcaggcatcaataaaggtgatgatgaaacgttatcccattgttcaatatttgagtCAGTCACGGTAAGATGACTACATCCGTGTAATCTGTAGGGTACATCCGTGTAATCTGTAGGGTACATCCGTGTAATCTGTAGGGCACATCCGTGTAATCTGTAGGGCACATCCGTCCTACAGTATCTGTAGGGTACAAGGAAAAGATCCCTACAGCAGATGGCACCGTAATCCATCAGCAGAACAACattgaggaagagaaagaggaggaacaggaagaggagaaggaggaggacgacgaccaggatgagaaggaggaagaagacTAAGACAGAGGATGAGAAACAAGAGaataaagaaaaggaaaaaaggaggaagaagatgaagaaaaaagaaagaaaagtcaaGCCCAACCCAGCCAGCCCTTCCCTCCCTCGCCCACAGGCAGAGCTCAGGGACTCACATCGGTCTCCAGCAGATTGTACATGCTGATCTCGGCCACCTCCTTGGACTCGTGGAACTTCTCCAGCGCCTGCTTCACCTCCTCGTCCGGGATCTTGCCCTGCCGCTTCTTCTTGTAGTCGTAGTCCAGGCGACGGCCTTCCAGCTTCTTCAGGTGATGCTGGAAGCCAGGGCAAACACTTTACATACATGACATCTTTACAATACTTTACAATACACATTTACATCTCTACCCTGAGGGACTTTGTGTCTTCTGTCCATTCCTGACTGTAAGGCAAAATGAGTAGTGTACcttaattaagcaataagccccgagaggccgtaggttatgctgattctacaacagctaaggggcgttgttaggcacgatgCGCTAGcggctgttgtagaatcagcataacctacggactcgagcggcttattgcttttctaaaactgttactataaatacctggcaaagtttcataaagtaaaggtacagcaactagaaatataaCGAGTCAttcctagataatcattcttccgccaagaaatatatttcctctatctgaatggttgccaagcaacatcgagacgcagctactttaacttttgtatcaagttatggtagtgcagtaaatggaatgcggtcaaggtgtatgtttgtgctggattttacaacggcatcgaacgtgattcagccaatcacaatcaaggaccggaactatcagttttagaaacaTACATCATTCAATTGAGACTCAGAAAACAACAGGTTTTATAACTCACTTGGTAATAGCACTCTGCACTCTTTCCTTTTTGTTTGATGCAATAAAAGTCTACTATTCTCAGCAGTAGTTATCTGATGGCGTGCAAGATCCTCCTGGGCTGATGTTGCACATTGCTTACTGCCTGTGGCATATTGACACACTTGGAGCAACCACACTGACGCTAGTGTACTGAATAGCAGCACAGTGCTTGAAGTTGGTTCTGCTAAACCTGCTACATGAATTCATGGTGACATGACTGCTTTGACTTTCTATTGTTGCTGGTTGTGACTCAAAGGCAACTTCTGTGGAGACACACAAGCAACTTAACGTCATGACGTTTAAGGCGTGACGCTTGTGACTAACAGCAAAAAATAGACTGTGAAAAAACCCACTGTGTtgctggctactgcatgcagaGCTGAACAGCTACACTGAGTTAGACAAGAGCCGATAGCAAATGACACAGCCACAATACCCtaacttcttgaatttccccttggggatcaataaagtatctatctatctatccatctatccatccatcatcTAACTTCAGCCACCCTGCTTCCGCTGTAAACAGTGGGTGAGGAGAGAGGCAAGCATGACCACCGTAATTTCCAAACTATTAGCCGCGGTTTAcaaattgattttgcaaaatttcttcagctatgaggttaatacacaggggcagttaatatggcaTTAATATGGTTCTGTGCCGAGGCTTGTCTACCTGAACTACAAAGTTCTCAGCAATCTCCAGAAAGACAGTCCACCTTAAGTTTATCAGTAGCCAGGAACAATAACATGCAAAGCTGATCTCTCCTGAAATAAAAAGAATGCTATGCTTGCCACTGTGTACACAATAGGTGATAGGTGAGTGTTTGAATGCATGTGCGtctgtgaacgtgtgtgtgtgtatgtgtgtgtctgtacctgtATTTCTCTAATGTCTTTGTCGTACAGGCCTTGCAGAGGATCTATGAAGTTCTGTTTGACATCGATATCAAGGGAGTCCTTGACCTCAGCAAGCCTCTTCATAGTTTCCCCAGCATCTACAAGAGCACCACCTAAAGCACAGACAGGACGTATAAGTCAGATTACTCAGTCCATACACAGCTTTATCATACTAGCACAGTACAGCTTTATCGTACTAgtactagaacacacacacacacacacacacacacacacacacagagtgtgcttaacccttagaaccctaagctttTTTTAGGACATTTTcactgccatcatttcatgtattagtactagcattgattttattttgatttttaaagaattaaaatataaaaagcgtattataaaaatttcGACATGTagctcaccacagcaagctcatactgtagctctacatgcatttcatgtgtgtgtagggcagactgtcctgaatcgggcaatataattgccatgttggagggatactctggggctgagcaatttacagaaatatgtggtgtgtgatttacggaaataaatgccattttttatttagtgatgttagcttcatatctgtgacacaaactgatctgacctgacctgacccgaggttgcgtgttagcctgcttgcctggtgtatgcactcataatgattctcaactttttactggattgccatgaacaaagtaggcaaaaaaggtgtttctttgttgaacaaattgggatgcaatgtgagccttgaattggatgcaatgcaggaatttgctaggatcgcaaaaccggattatgaacatgctttgccatagagaaacacacgatagcgttggattataaaacatgctttgccacaagaacagacaaaaacgtggggtaagtccagctatatgaagttattattttgccgtcacttcgtctgttttataacacagaaggatgtacttggtatcaaatgatagctctgagtgtcctctttcatctgacatgcgtggcatatctatccgatcacgggtccgcgagtaattcaaacgagagtaatgagtgcgcaggtgaacgcagagaagtatagactgtaaatatgatgcaattggatttcatttcatgatttaatttcatgatacttgatcgtacagacaagtgtttagtctcgttggaaagccccacttctgctctgtcacgcaataaaggtttcatctcggtgtgatgaacagttccggagcaatgtaacagagaagaaagggtgtgttttttgacgcactttgcgtcaatcgggttctaagggttaaaataaTCATAAGATGAAGAGCACAAAGTACGACATTTAGCAAAACACTTAAGACCCTTATCGGCTTCTCTtacaacacacacccatatacaaacacacgtacaaAGGACCATTACAGACCACATTTCCAATAAAAGAAAAGCCATGGTATTCTTTTTATCTAATCACAGGCTGCGGCCTACATTCTAtcctttttttatttagcacttgtaaaaagacagagagtcaaagaagaaacaaagaaaagaaatcaGTGCAGGAAGAGGCAGTAAGCCCAGACTGGCTTATATGAGGCCTCCACCTAAAAAAGTAACATAACAACAAGAGCCACAACAAAAGTATCAAAACAATGTAAATTTaaagaagaaaaaggaaaaaaaagaataaaaaagaatgGACAAACAGTGTAAGCACTACAGTGGAACAAACAACTATGGACAGAAATCTTCAGGAGAACC carries:
- the sh3gl1b gene encoding SH3-domain GRB2-like 1b isoform X1; the protein is MSVAGLKKQFYKASQMVSEKVGGAEGTKLDEDFKDLERKADVTSKAVVEVISKTSEYLQPNPASRAKLSMLNTMSKIRGQVKSPGYPQAEGLLGECMVKYGRDLGDETNFGGALVDAGETMKRLAEVKDSLDIDVKQNFIDPLQGLYDKDIREIQHHLKKLEGRRLDYDYKKKRQGKIPDEEVKQALEKFHESKEVAEISMYNLLETDQIEQVSQLSSLVESQLQYHRQAVQILDELSEKLKERINEAQTRPRREYIPKPKPVFDFPEPDQSNGGFTPSVAPPPSRNSDPYLQFGQLSTRKPRPLSEQPCCKALYDFEPENEGELGFHEGDIITLTNQIDENWYEGMLRGQSGFFPLNYVEVVVPLTH
- the sh3gl1b gene encoding SH3-domain GRB2-like 1b isoform X2, yielding MSVAGLKKQFYKASQMVSEKVGGAEGTKLDEDFKDLERKADVTSKAVVEVISKTSEYLQPNPASRAKLSMLNTMSKIRGQVKSPGYPQAEGLLGECMVKYGRDLGDETNFGGALVDAGETMKRLAEVKDSLDIDVKQNFIDPLQGLYDKDIREIQHHLKKLEGRRLDYDYKKKRQGKIPDEEVKQALEKFHESKEVAEISMYNLLETDIEQVSQLSSLVESQLQYHRQAVQILDELSEKLKERINEAQTRPRREYIPKPKPVFDFPEPDQSNGGFTPSVAPPPSRNSDPYLQFGQLSTRKPRPLSEQPCCKALYDFEPENEGELGFHEGDIITLTNQIDENWYEGMLRGQSGFFPLNYVEVVVPLTH
- the sh3gl1b gene encoding SH3-domain GRB2-like 1b isoform X3; the protein is MSVAGLKKQFYKASQMVSEKVGGAEGTKLDEDFKDLERKADVTSKAVVEVISKTSEYLQPNPASRAKLSMLNTMSKIRGQVKSPGYPQAEGLLGECMVKYGRDLGDETNFGGALVDAGETMKRLAEVKDSLDIDVKQNFIDPLQGLYDKDIREIQHHLKKLEGRRLDYDYKKKRQGKIPDEEVKQALEKFHESKEVAEISMYNLLETDQIEQVSQLSSLVESQLQYHRQAVQILDELSEKLKERINEAQTRPRREYIPKPKPVFDFPEPDQSNGGFTPSVAPPPSRNSVSEQPCCKALYDFEPENEGELGFHEGDIITLTNQIDENWYEGMLRGQSGFFPLNYVEVVVPLTH
- the sh3gl1b gene encoding SH3-domain GRB2-like 1b isoform X4, with translation MSVAGLKKQFYKASQMVSEKVGGAEGTKLDEDFKDLERKADVTSKAVVEVISKTSEYLQPNPASRAKLSMLNTMSKIRGQVKSPGYPQAEGLLGECMVKYGRDLGDETNFGGALVDAGETMKRLAEVKDSLDIDVKQNFIDPLQGLYDKDIREIQHHLKKLEGRRLDYDYKKKRQGKIPDEEVKQALEKFHESKEVAEISMYNLLETDIEQVSQLSSLVESQLQYHRQAVQILDELSEKLKERINEAQTRPRREYIPKPKPVFDFPEPDQSNGGFTPSVAPPPSRNSVSEQPCCKALYDFEPENEGELGFHEGDIITLTNQIDENWYEGMLRGQSGFFPLNYVEVVVPLTH